A genomic region of Leishmania braziliensis MHOM/BR/75/M2904 complete genome, chromosome 33 contains the following coding sequences:
- a CDS encoding putative Golgi reassembly stacking protein (GRASP homologue): protein MGQDNGSAKGDPPRQTATGGAERSLPAGSASTAPSVASVPLSGVVGFQVVRLLPYSPAHKAGLVPFFDIITALDHVLLDSEGEQGMQFFKSYVVNHRGQSVCFTTYNLYCRGYRDVYCVPSDEWSGGGLLGCSIEWTRADACPERCVHVVDVLECSPAAYSRELKANRDYILGMQIAQEPLITLIKNQKDLYSRLEAWHEEQRWALERKQRFPDETVEVPHVLLFLVYNSENNTVKEVGVEMGTVPETALGISVATGLLHIIPSIDTSASLANGASLPVMSKFMSVGPSVAMLASAQHQQHQTLQESPTTVLVGAASHPPEQLLGPKDCLPQPPHWPLSEETHMRCDVTDSPAAPTTHPRESPVESYQQPYSQWPQPQHQSAETTLYPMPPPASCSIIPPPHDGDAGETTAAVQTGQETFNPFANEESPDYDVLEGAPLARGTSVVADCQLGQHTLTKEQFPSSSRLPPPLSPSPPSASLPAEVNGSHNHDAAPASYFPPPPPPPPQPLPMTAMPTFSSQRMPPPLYFPVFPGAAAAKRTPE from the coding sequence ATGGGCCAGGACAATGGCAGTGCAAAAGGGGACCCGCCTAGACAGACCGCCACCGGCGGAGCAGAGCGTTCGCTGCCTGCCGGTTCCGCCTCGACGGCCCCATCGGTAGCCTCTGTCCCACTTTCTGGTGTCGTGGGCTTTCAGGTGGTTCGACTGCTGCCGTACAGCCCTGCTCACAAGGCCGGCCTCGTTCCTTTCTTTGACATTATCACTGCTCTCGACCACGTTCTTCTCGACtcagagggagagcaggGGATGCAGTTCTTCAAGAGTTACGTGGTGAACCACCGTGGCCAGTCCGTCTGCTTCACCACATACAACTTGTACTGCCGCGGCTACCGCGACGTTTACTGCGTCCCGTCAGACGAAtggagcggtggtggcctGCTCGGGTGCAGCATCGAGTGGACTCGCGCGGACGCTTGCCCAGAGCGCTGTGTGCATGTTGTTGACGTGCTGGAGTGCAGCCCAGCCGCGTACTCCAGAGAACTCAAGGCGAATCGCGACTACATTCTCGGCATGCAGATTGCCCAGGAGCCACTCATTACACTTATAAAGAATCAGAAGGACCTCTACAGTCGACTGGAGGCATGgcatgaggagcagcgctgGGCGCTGGAGCGGAAGCAGCGCTTCCCGGATGAGACGGTAGAGGTGCCGCATGTGCTGCTATTCCTGGTGTACAATAGCGAGAACAACACTGTcaaggaggtgggggtggagaTGGGCACAGTCCCAGAGACAGCACTGGGCATTAGCGTTGCCACGGGCCTGTTGCACATAATCCCTTCAATCGACACCTCCGCCAGTCTCGCCAACGGGGCCTCGTTGCCGGTCATGAGCAAATTCATGTCTGTCGGTCCGAGCGTTGCGATGCTGGCAAGCGCGCAACATCAGCAGCATCAGACTCTGCAAGAGTCTCCTACCACTGTACTTGTGGGAGCGGCATCTCACCCGCCGGAGCAGCTTCTGGGGCCAAAGGACTGTTTACCACAACCACCACATTGGCCTTTATCGGAGGAGACGCATATGCGCTGTGACGTCACTGACTCGCCGGCCGCGCCCACGACGCACCCGCGCGAGTCACCAGTGGAGTCGTATCAGCAACCGTACTCCCAATggccgcagccacagcaccAATCGGCGGAGACGACCCTCTACCCGATGCCACCGCCGGCTTCCTGCAGCATAATTCCGCCGCCGCATGATGGTGATGCAGGGGAAACCACAGCTGCTGTACAAACAGGGCAGGAGACGTTTAACCCTTTTGCGAATGAGGAGTCTCCGGACTATGACGTCCTGGAGGGTGCACCACTGGCACGCGGGACATCGGTGGTGGCCGACTGCCAGCTGGGACAACATACACTCACGAAGGAACAATTCCCCTCATCGTCGcgcctgccaccgccgttATCACCTTCCCCACCTTCAGCGAGTCTCCCTGCCGAAGTGAACGGCTCGCACAACCACGACGCTGCTCCGGCCTCGTATTttcctccacccccacctccaccaccgcaacCGCTACCCATGACGGCCATGCCCACGTTCTCCAGTCAAAGaatgccccctcccctgtaCTTCCCGGTGTTTcctggtgcagcggcagcgaagcgCACGCCGGAGTAG